The Puntigrus tetrazona isolate hp1 chromosome 3, ASM1883169v1, whole genome shotgun sequence genome contains a region encoding:
- the jpt2 gene encoding jupiter microtubule associated homolog 2 → MTSTNMFQGLDGGGKPSSRVLRPPGGGSSNLFGGYEEDTSGGRKPNKMSSSIFAPPEEAQGSPKRSNPPGGKSSGIFGGPEAPSTQSKPVSSGGAASNIFGAAESTPPSVKSQHPNKPKDNLSVGVPATPDPPAPVPKKETVVEEVKAEPVPPQPTPEKEPAAPAPAANQKSEPATQQPSEKDHEPRLGPRPRSHNKVLNPPGGKSSVVFY, encoded by the exons ATGACTTCAACAAATATGTTTCAGGGACTTGATGGTGGTGGCAAACCGAGTTCAAG GGTACTAAGACCTCCAGGTGGAGGGTCAAGCAATCTCTTCGGTGGTTATGAAGAAGACACGTCTGGAGGCAGAAAGCCAAACAAAATGTCCTCCTCTATTTTTGCACCTCCAGAAGAGGCCCAGGGGAGTCCCAAACGCTCCAATCCCCCAG GTGGAAAGAGCAGTGGGATATTTGGTGGGCCAGAGGCTCCTTCGACTCAGAGCAAGCCAGTTTCTTCTGGTGGAGCAGCCAGTAACATTTTTGGGGCTGCAGAGTCTACCCCACCCTCTGTGAAAAGTCAGCATCCCAACAAACCAAAG GACAATTTAAGTGTGGGTGTACCTGCTACTCCAGATCCACCAG CCCCAGTGCCTAAGAAGGAGACTGTAGTTGAGGAAGTGAAGGCGGAGCCAGTGCCCCCTCAACCAACACCTGAAAAAGagccagcagcccctgcacccgcagccaatcagaaatcTGAGCCAGCTACACAGCAACCATCAGAAAAGGACCACGAGCCACGCCTCGGACCCCGCCCTCGCTCTCACAACAAAGTGCTCAACCCTCCCGGTGGAAAGTCCAGTGTGGTTTTCTATTAG
- the cramp1 gene encoding protein cramped-like isoform X1 gives MVKRKKTPSASEELENGMTVGQGGGSGVEGPSKPDRKPDGGEDGESADQASEETSTKRVGEETLNPSSAASPGSAPTLSSPTPSPAGAQVNPTALSPVLAAPNNQDQHHFLRSSVRPPSKRIRKDASSAALNGHGGAKAKGAEAGPSVCVTAAAGSAGSSGAGGASRSAPKGQGPAEKEEGGSQKRVRRQWESWSTEDKNSFFEGLYEHGKDFEAIQNNIALKYKKKGKPASMVKNKEQVRHFYYRTWHKISKHIDFNNVYSRVLKKSSQELYGLICYAELRKKVGGLMDDKNVAKLNELIQQGATTVRSKGRNLRIKAPMCRALKKLCDPDGVSDEEDQKPVRLPLKVAVELQPRSNHSWARVQSLAHNPRLRMVVELHRKVSTLIEFLKQKWAVQDQRIRKSLAEREALDGLAQSSESEDLFLFPAENSTVTTLPGVARVVHSKASCTVHWQESGRGRTGIRDLPAAHILGIQPARGKSGKSGPVGGDPKKSDGHPVDGHDSSTSAPGLETSVNPNLSTTSPVSPTLTPSLPNGPEGNAVGTLEQEAASQTDASGRDKETVTQGDPAPVEGRTEEPGTAGGVASEKAPPQSEPHGRVEEVSGSGRSPQQIQNEGWCSQGSENVTLAEVYLMLGKPGKLQLEYEWQTKPQPSALLTTQSVLRCLLRLVSSEVNPKPTPEVCSVGTSPLKSGQEESSVTPPGRAPAGAARSPSWSRQQHAARSKILLNNAVITGGRNLPRSLLASGGDSEGFAVPTTLPPNSSRQLRMFSPNKEAELAFRQQLDSISSDIFSKQRKIGRGRPLRKPLVVQRTLLPRTTGDTSPHVCSFSILSNSSATGTGSFRPIQARLAPSNRQLSSKALSATASSAPATQLSSAIDLAAKSAGIIPGSPCREAEASNIDKAIVESEEAMDSAPAASELEPDLLDQEPSEESLQNGVSPPSPGGGDSLLAPPSVASLLDISLPGPPEESLPSGEPQTQISDSIIELAINSHYGDGSLLSPPKLNGSDRSKLLPSSCDSWMPSPTHDPQWYPSDSTDSSLGCLLSSLASPDKTRRTALPPSSNTALLGPSLLDSNSHDCFQSRGLPDVAEVDTQLACMMSESSVDYIARFNDLAQELSVTEPTLPPPPED, from the exons ATGGTGAAGAGAAAGAAGACGCCGTCTGCTTCCGAAGAGCTCGAGAATGG GATGACAGTGGGCCAAGGGGGCGGTTCGGGAGTCGAGGGGCCGAGCAAACCGGACCGAAAGCCCGACGGAGGCGAGGATGGAGAGAGCGCAGATCAGGCGAGCGAGGAGACGAGTACAAAGAGAGTCGGAGAGGAAACACTTAATCCATCAAGCGCGGCCAGCCCCGGTTCGGCTCCGACTCTTTCCAGCCCGACACCGAGCCCAGCCGGAGCCCAGGTGAACCCGACAGCGCTTTCCCCGGTCCTGGCCGCCCCGAACAACCAGGACCAGCATCATTTTCTCCGCTCCAGCGTGCGACCTCCGAGCAAGCGGATACGGAAAGATGCCTCGTCCGCGGCGCTGAACGGTCACGGCGGTGCGAAAGCGAAAG GTGCAGAAGCAggtccctctgtgtgtgtgacagccGCTGCAGGTTCAGCTGGAAGTTCTGGGGCAGGTGGGGCATCTAGATCGGCCCCGAAGGGCCAGGGTCCTGCAGAGAAGGAGGAAGGGGGGAGTCAAAAGCGAGTGCGCAGACAGTGGGAGTCTTGGAGCACTGAGGACAAAAACAGTTTCTTTGAAGGACTTTATGAG CATGGGAAGGATTTTGAAGCTATTCAGAACAATATTGCTCTTAAATATAAGAAGAAGGGTAAACCAGCAAGTATGGTGAAGAACAAGGAGCAAGTGCGGCATTTCTACTACAGGACCTGGCACAAAATCTCTAAACACATTGATTTCAACAACG TGTATTCACGTGTGCTGAAAAAGTCCTCTCAGGAGCTCTATGGCCTCATCTGTTATGCTGAACTCAGGAAGAAGGTTGGAGGCT TGATGGATGACAAAAATGTGGCCAAACTAAATGAGCTTATCCAACAGGg GGCCACAACAGTGCGTTCCAAAGGCAGAAATCTGAGGATCAAAGCTCCCATGTGCCGCGCACTGAAGAAACTCTGCGACCCAGATG GGGTGAGTGACGAGGAGGATCAGAAGCCTGTGCGTTTACCCTTGAAGGTGGCTGTCGAACTTCAACCACGGAGCAACCACTCCTGGGCTCGGGTTCAGAGTCTAGCCCATAATCCTCGGCTCAG GATGGTTGTTGAGTTGCACCGGAAGGTCTCCACTCTCATTGAATTTCTGAAGCAAAAGTGGGCTGTCCAGGATCAACGAATC CGTAAGAGCCTCGCAGAGCGAGAAGCTCTAGACGGCCTGGCCCAGTCCAGCGAGTCGGAGGACCTGTTCTTGTTTCCGGCAGAGAACAGCACAGTTACTACTTTGCCAGGTGTGGCTCGTGTCGTGCACTCAAAAGCTTCCTGCACTGTACACTGGCAAGAGAGTGGGCGTGGCCGCACAGGTATAAGGGACCTGCCTGCAGCTCACATTTTGGGAATTCAACCTGCAAGAGGAAAATCTGGCAAGTCTGGTCCGGTGGGAGGAGACCCGAAAAAAAGCGACGGACACCCTGTTGACGGTCATGATAGCAGCACTTCAGCTCCAGGGTTGGAGACCAGTGTAAACCCAAACCTGAGCACTACCTCTCCGGTCAGTCCAACCCTCACTCCGTCACTCCCCAATGGGCCGGAGGGAAACGCGGTGGGGACTCTTGAGCAAGAAGCAGCAAGTCAGACCGATGCTAGTGGGCGGGACAAAGAGACTGTGACTCAGGGAGACCCCGCCCCAGTCGAGGGCCGGACTGAGGAGCCTGGAACGGCAGGAGGGGTCGCTTCAGAAAAAGCACCGCCACAATCAGAACCGCATGGGCGTGTCGAGGAAGTGAGCGGGTCTGGGCGATCTCCTCAACAAATCCAAAATGAAGGTTGGTGCTCACAGGGCTCTGAGAATGTGACACTGGCAGAAGTCTACCTCATGCTGGGCAAGCCTGGGAAACTACAGCTGGAGTATGAATGGCAGACTAAACCCCAACCCTCAGCCCTGCTCACCACTCAAAGTGTGCTTCGGTGTCTCCTGAGACTTGTGTCATCAGAGGTCAACCCCAAACCA ACCCCGGAGGTGTGTTCAGTGGGCACTTCACCTCTCAAATCAGGTCAAGAGGAATCGTCTGTGACTCCTCCAGGCAGAGCTCCAGCCGGGGCGGCCCGCAGTCCTAGCTGGAGTCGTCAGCAACATGCCGCACGCTCAAAAATACTTCTGAACAATGCGGTCATCACAG GTGGGAGAAACCTGCCACGGTCTCTGCTGGCCTCTGGAGGTGACAGCGAAGGATTTGCTGTCCCGACGACCCTGCCTCCTAACAGCTCCCGCCAACTAAGGATGTTCTCTCCTAATAAAGAGGCGGAGCTAGCCTTTCGCCAGCAGCTGGACTCCATCAGT tcAGATATATTTTCAAAGCAGCGGAAAATAGGCAGGGGGCGTCCTCTAAGGAAGCCTCTTGTGGTTCAG AGAACTCTTCTGCCACGAACAACTGGAGACACTTCGCCTCATGTTTGCTCCTTCTCCATTCTCTCCAATTCTTCTGCTACAG GAACTGGCTCGTTTCGTCCAATACAAGCTCGCCTTGCCCCGTCCAATCGCCAACTTTCCTCAAAAGCCTTGTCCGCCACAGCCAGTTCTGCTCCCGCTACCCAGCTGTCCA GTGCAATTGACCTGGCTGCAAAATCTGCAGGTATTATTCCTGGCAGCCCCTGTCGGGAAGCGGAGGCCTCTAATATAGATAAGGCCATAGTGGAGTCTGAGGAGGCCATGGACTCGGCACCTGCTGCATCTGAGCTAGAGCCAGATCTACTTGATCAGGAGCCTTCTGAG GAATCATTGCAGAATGGTGTGTCTCCACCATCTCCAGGGGGTGGGGACTCCCTCTTGGCTCCTCCAAGTGTTGCCTCCTTATTGGATATCTCTCTACCTGGCCCCCCAGAGGAGTCTCTTCCTTCTGGAGAGCCACAAACTCAAATCAGCGACTCTATTATTGAGCTCGCCATCAACTCGCACTATG GTGATGGATCATTGCTCTCACCTCCTAAACTCAATGGGAGTGATAGATCCAAGCTCCTTCCCTCTTCATGTGACAGCTGGATGCCGTCCCCCACACATGACCCTCAGTGGTACCCCAGTGACTCTACTGATTCAAGTCTTGGCTGCCTGCTCT CGAGTCTGGCATCTCCTGATAAGACAAGAAGGACAGCCCTGCCTCCTTCGAGTAACACAGCCTTACTTGGACCCAGTTTACTGGACAGCAACTCCCACGATTGTTTTCAGTCCCGCGGCCTGCCGGATGTAGCCGAG GTGGACACCCAGCTGGCCTGTATGATGAGCGAGAGCAGTGTCGACTACATCGCCCGCTTCAATGACCTCGCACAGGAGCTCTCTGTCACTGAACCGACCCTGCCACCTCCTCCTGAGGACTGA
- the cramp1 gene encoding protein cramped-like isoform X2 — MTVGQGGGSGVEGPSKPDRKPDGGEDGESADQASEETSTKRVGEETLNPSSAASPGSAPTLSSPTPSPAGAQVNPTALSPVLAAPNNQDQHHFLRSSVRPPSKRIRKDASSAALNGHGGAKAKGAEAGPSVCVTAAAGSAGSSGAGGASRSAPKGQGPAEKEEGGSQKRVRRQWESWSTEDKNSFFEGLYEHGKDFEAIQNNIALKYKKKGKPASMVKNKEQVRHFYYRTWHKISKHIDFNNVYSRVLKKSSQELYGLICYAELRKKVGGLMDDKNVAKLNELIQQGATTVRSKGRNLRIKAPMCRALKKLCDPDGVSDEEDQKPVRLPLKVAVELQPRSNHSWARVQSLAHNPRLRMVVELHRKVSTLIEFLKQKWAVQDQRIRKSLAEREALDGLAQSSESEDLFLFPAENSTVTTLPGVARVVHSKASCTVHWQESGRGRTGIRDLPAAHILGIQPARGKSGKSGPVGGDPKKSDGHPVDGHDSSTSAPGLETSVNPNLSTTSPVSPTLTPSLPNGPEGNAVGTLEQEAASQTDASGRDKETVTQGDPAPVEGRTEEPGTAGGVASEKAPPQSEPHGRVEEVSGSGRSPQQIQNEGWCSQGSENVTLAEVYLMLGKPGKLQLEYEWQTKPQPSALLTTQSVLRCLLRLVSSEVNPKPTPEVCSVGTSPLKSGQEESSVTPPGRAPAGAARSPSWSRQQHAARSKILLNNAVITGGRNLPRSLLASGGDSEGFAVPTTLPPNSSRQLRMFSPNKEAELAFRQQLDSISSDIFSKQRKIGRGRPLRKPLVVQRTLLPRTTGDTSPHVCSFSILSNSSATGTGSFRPIQARLAPSNRQLSSKALSATASSAPATQLSSAIDLAAKSAGIIPGSPCREAEASNIDKAIVESEEAMDSAPAASELEPDLLDQEPSEESLQNGVSPPSPGGGDSLLAPPSVASLLDISLPGPPEESLPSGEPQTQISDSIIELAINSHYGDGSLLSPPKLNGSDRSKLLPSSCDSWMPSPTHDPQWYPSDSTDSSLGCLLSSLASPDKTRRTALPPSSNTALLGPSLLDSNSHDCFQSRGLPDVAEVDTQLACMMSESSVDYIARFNDLAQELSVTEPTLPPPPED; from the exons ATGACAGTGGGCCAAGGGGGCGGTTCGGGAGTCGAGGGGCCGAGCAAACCGGACCGAAAGCCCGACGGAGGCGAGGATGGAGAGAGCGCAGATCAGGCGAGCGAGGAGACGAGTACAAAGAGAGTCGGAGAGGAAACACTTAATCCATCAAGCGCGGCCAGCCCCGGTTCGGCTCCGACTCTTTCCAGCCCGACACCGAGCCCAGCCGGAGCCCAGGTGAACCCGACAGCGCTTTCCCCGGTCCTGGCCGCCCCGAACAACCAGGACCAGCATCATTTTCTCCGCTCCAGCGTGCGACCTCCGAGCAAGCGGATACGGAAAGATGCCTCGTCCGCGGCGCTGAACGGTCACGGCGGTGCGAAAGCGAAAG GTGCAGAAGCAggtccctctgtgtgtgtgacagccGCTGCAGGTTCAGCTGGAAGTTCTGGGGCAGGTGGGGCATCTAGATCGGCCCCGAAGGGCCAGGGTCCTGCAGAGAAGGAGGAAGGGGGGAGTCAAAAGCGAGTGCGCAGACAGTGGGAGTCTTGGAGCACTGAGGACAAAAACAGTTTCTTTGAAGGACTTTATGAG CATGGGAAGGATTTTGAAGCTATTCAGAACAATATTGCTCTTAAATATAAGAAGAAGGGTAAACCAGCAAGTATGGTGAAGAACAAGGAGCAAGTGCGGCATTTCTACTACAGGACCTGGCACAAAATCTCTAAACACATTGATTTCAACAACG TGTATTCACGTGTGCTGAAAAAGTCCTCTCAGGAGCTCTATGGCCTCATCTGTTATGCTGAACTCAGGAAGAAGGTTGGAGGCT TGATGGATGACAAAAATGTGGCCAAACTAAATGAGCTTATCCAACAGGg GGCCACAACAGTGCGTTCCAAAGGCAGAAATCTGAGGATCAAAGCTCCCATGTGCCGCGCACTGAAGAAACTCTGCGACCCAGATG GGGTGAGTGACGAGGAGGATCAGAAGCCTGTGCGTTTACCCTTGAAGGTGGCTGTCGAACTTCAACCACGGAGCAACCACTCCTGGGCTCGGGTTCAGAGTCTAGCCCATAATCCTCGGCTCAG GATGGTTGTTGAGTTGCACCGGAAGGTCTCCACTCTCATTGAATTTCTGAAGCAAAAGTGGGCTGTCCAGGATCAACGAATC CGTAAGAGCCTCGCAGAGCGAGAAGCTCTAGACGGCCTGGCCCAGTCCAGCGAGTCGGAGGACCTGTTCTTGTTTCCGGCAGAGAACAGCACAGTTACTACTTTGCCAGGTGTGGCTCGTGTCGTGCACTCAAAAGCTTCCTGCACTGTACACTGGCAAGAGAGTGGGCGTGGCCGCACAGGTATAAGGGACCTGCCTGCAGCTCACATTTTGGGAATTCAACCTGCAAGAGGAAAATCTGGCAAGTCTGGTCCGGTGGGAGGAGACCCGAAAAAAAGCGACGGACACCCTGTTGACGGTCATGATAGCAGCACTTCAGCTCCAGGGTTGGAGACCAGTGTAAACCCAAACCTGAGCACTACCTCTCCGGTCAGTCCAACCCTCACTCCGTCACTCCCCAATGGGCCGGAGGGAAACGCGGTGGGGACTCTTGAGCAAGAAGCAGCAAGTCAGACCGATGCTAGTGGGCGGGACAAAGAGACTGTGACTCAGGGAGACCCCGCCCCAGTCGAGGGCCGGACTGAGGAGCCTGGAACGGCAGGAGGGGTCGCTTCAGAAAAAGCACCGCCACAATCAGAACCGCATGGGCGTGTCGAGGAAGTGAGCGGGTCTGGGCGATCTCCTCAACAAATCCAAAATGAAGGTTGGTGCTCACAGGGCTCTGAGAATGTGACACTGGCAGAAGTCTACCTCATGCTGGGCAAGCCTGGGAAACTACAGCTGGAGTATGAATGGCAGACTAAACCCCAACCCTCAGCCCTGCTCACCACTCAAAGTGTGCTTCGGTGTCTCCTGAGACTTGTGTCATCAGAGGTCAACCCCAAACCA ACCCCGGAGGTGTGTTCAGTGGGCACTTCACCTCTCAAATCAGGTCAAGAGGAATCGTCTGTGACTCCTCCAGGCAGAGCTCCAGCCGGGGCGGCCCGCAGTCCTAGCTGGAGTCGTCAGCAACATGCCGCACGCTCAAAAATACTTCTGAACAATGCGGTCATCACAG GTGGGAGAAACCTGCCACGGTCTCTGCTGGCCTCTGGAGGTGACAGCGAAGGATTTGCTGTCCCGACGACCCTGCCTCCTAACAGCTCCCGCCAACTAAGGATGTTCTCTCCTAATAAAGAGGCGGAGCTAGCCTTTCGCCAGCAGCTGGACTCCATCAGT tcAGATATATTTTCAAAGCAGCGGAAAATAGGCAGGGGGCGTCCTCTAAGGAAGCCTCTTGTGGTTCAG AGAACTCTTCTGCCACGAACAACTGGAGACACTTCGCCTCATGTTTGCTCCTTCTCCATTCTCTCCAATTCTTCTGCTACAG GAACTGGCTCGTTTCGTCCAATACAAGCTCGCCTTGCCCCGTCCAATCGCCAACTTTCCTCAAAAGCCTTGTCCGCCACAGCCAGTTCTGCTCCCGCTACCCAGCTGTCCA GTGCAATTGACCTGGCTGCAAAATCTGCAGGTATTATTCCTGGCAGCCCCTGTCGGGAAGCGGAGGCCTCTAATATAGATAAGGCCATAGTGGAGTCTGAGGAGGCCATGGACTCGGCACCTGCTGCATCTGAGCTAGAGCCAGATCTACTTGATCAGGAGCCTTCTGAG GAATCATTGCAGAATGGTGTGTCTCCACCATCTCCAGGGGGTGGGGACTCCCTCTTGGCTCCTCCAAGTGTTGCCTCCTTATTGGATATCTCTCTACCTGGCCCCCCAGAGGAGTCTCTTCCTTCTGGAGAGCCACAAACTCAAATCAGCGACTCTATTATTGAGCTCGCCATCAACTCGCACTATG GTGATGGATCATTGCTCTCACCTCCTAAACTCAATGGGAGTGATAGATCCAAGCTCCTTCCCTCTTCATGTGACAGCTGGATGCCGTCCCCCACACATGACCCTCAGTGGTACCCCAGTGACTCTACTGATTCAAGTCTTGGCTGCCTGCTCT CGAGTCTGGCATCTCCTGATAAGACAAGAAGGACAGCCCTGCCTCCTTCGAGTAACACAGCCTTACTTGGACCCAGTTTACTGGACAGCAACTCCCACGATTGTTTTCAGTCCCGCGGCCTGCCGGATGTAGCCGAG GTGGACACCCAGCTGGCCTGTATGATGAGCGAGAGCAGTGTCGACTACATCGCCCGCTTCAATGACCTCGCACAGGAGCTCTCTGTCACTGAACCGACCCTGCCACCTCCTCCTGAGGACTGA
- the dhrs7b gene encoding dehydrogenase/reductase SDR family member 7B, which yields MVLNLRSHMERVLGLGVGPLAAGTVGLLILLKMIQRLRHKRSVQDKVVVITGASSGLGKECARVFHAAGARLILCGRDQKRLQEVVEELRKKTSGKIQTYTPCTVTFDLSNTSVVSSAAEEILKCHGHVDVLINNAGISYRGNILDTHVSVQRDVMETNYFGPVALTQAILPSMVDRRSGHIVVISSVQGKISIPYRSAYSASKHATQAYFDCLRAEVDRFGLQVSVISPGYIRTNLSINAVTGDGSKYGLLDTTTARGSDPEDVARAVLKAVCHKQKDVVLAGLLPSVAVYLRTLWPSLYFRLMASRATKQLRAKEE from the exons ATGGTTCTTAACTTACG TTCTCACATGGAGCGTGTGTTAGGTTTAGGCGTTGGGCCGCTGGCAGCTGGGACTGTGGGGCTGCTGATTTTGCTGAAAATGATCCAGCGATTGAGACACAAGCGGAGTGTACAGGATAAAGTAGTGGTGATCACTGGAGCCAGTTCAGGCCTGGGCAAAG AGTGTGCGAGGGTCTTCCATGCGGCAGGGGCCCGACTGATCCTCTGCGGCCGGGACCAGAAGAGATTGCAGGAGGTCGTGGAGGagctgagaaagaaaaccaGTGGAAAGATACAG ACTTACACTCCCTGCACGGTCACCTTTGACCTCTCCAACACATCTGTGGTTTCCAGTGCCGCCGAGGAGATTTTGAAGTGCCACGGTCATGTCGATGTCCTCATCAACAATGCAGGCATTAGTTACCGTGGCAACATCCTGGACACCCATGTATCCGTGCAGCGAGATGTCATGGAGACCAACTACTTCGGTCCTGTTGCTCTTACACAAG CCATTCTGCCTTCGATGGTGGATCGACGAAGCGGACATATTGTTGTCATCAGCAGCGTGCAGGGAAAGATCTCCATACCGTACAGATCTGCGT ATTCTGCATCTAAGCATGCTACGCAGGCCTACTTTGACTGTTTGAGAGCAGAGGTGGACCGCTTCGGCCTGCAGGTGTCAGTCATCAGTCCTGGTTACATCAGAACCAACCTGTCCATCAATGCGGTCACGGGGGACGGCTCCAAATATGGAT TATTGGACACAACCACAGCGAGGGGGTCGGATCCGGAGGACGTGGCACGTGCCGTTCTGAAAGCTGTCTGTCACAAACAGAAAGATGTGGTATTGGCTGGGCTTCTGCCTTCTGTGGCCGTCTACCTGCGCACACTGTGGCCCTCGCTCTACTTCAGACTGATGGCTTCACGCGCCACAAAACAACTCAGAGCGAAGGAGGAGTAA
- the tmem11 gene encoding transmembrane protein 11, mitochondrial isoform X1 translates to MASLGRRRGVPVNRERGVMAATECYIVHEIYNGENAQEQFEYELEQALEAQYRYIVIEPTRIGDETARWVAVGNCLHKTAVLAGAACLLTPLALPVEYSRYVALPAGALSLACATLYGISWQFDPCCKYQVEYDSQKLSRLPLHTLTSSSPVVLVRRDDVHRKRLHNTIALAALAYCAKKIYELYAV, encoded by the exons ATGGCGTCGCTGGGAAGGAGGCGCGGTGTCCCAGTCAACAGGGAGAG GGGAGTGATGGCGGCCACGGAGTGTTACATCGTCCATGAGATCTATAACGGCGAGAATGCACAGGAGCAGTTCGAGTACGAGCTGGAGCAGGCTCTGGAGGCGCAGTACCGCTACATCGTAATCGAACCCACGCGCATCGGAGACGAGACGGCCCGCTGGGTGGCCGTTGGAAACTGCCTGCACAAAACCGCCGTTCTGGCCGGGGCCGCATGCCTCCTGACGCCACTTGCTCTCCCCGTCGAATACTCCCGTTACGTGGCGCTCCCCGCTGGTGCTCTGAGCCTGGCCTGTGCCACGCTGTACGGCATCTCCTGGCAGTTCGACCCCTGCTGCAAATACCAGGTGGAGTACGACAGTCAGAAGCTCTCGCGGCTGCCGCTGCACACGCTCACCTCCTCCTCGCCGGTGGTTCTGGTTCGACGGGACGACGTGCACAGAAAGAGACTGCACAACACGATAGCGTTGGCGGCCCTGGCGTACTGTGCCAAGAAGATTTATGAACTGTACGCCGTATGA
- the tmem11 gene encoding transmembrane protein 11, mitochondrial isoform X2: MAATECYIVHEIYNGENAQEQFEYELEQALEAQYRYIVIEPTRIGDETARWVAVGNCLHKTAVLAGAACLLTPLALPVEYSRYVALPAGALSLACATLYGISWQFDPCCKYQVEYDSQKLSRLPLHTLTSSSPVVLVRRDDVHRKRLHNTIALAALAYCAKKIYELYAV; this comes from the coding sequence ATGGCGGCCACGGAGTGTTACATCGTCCATGAGATCTATAACGGCGAGAATGCACAGGAGCAGTTCGAGTACGAGCTGGAGCAGGCTCTGGAGGCGCAGTACCGCTACATCGTAATCGAACCCACGCGCATCGGAGACGAGACGGCCCGCTGGGTGGCCGTTGGAAACTGCCTGCACAAAACCGCCGTTCTGGCCGGGGCCGCATGCCTCCTGACGCCACTTGCTCTCCCCGTCGAATACTCCCGTTACGTGGCGCTCCCCGCTGGTGCTCTGAGCCTGGCCTGTGCCACGCTGTACGGCATCTCCTGGCAGTTCGACCCCTGCTGCAAATACCAGGTGGAGTACGACAGTCAGAAGCTCTCGCGGCTGCCGCTGCACACGCTCACCTCCTCCTCGCCGGTGGTTCTGGTTCGACGGGACGACGTGCACAGAAAGAGACTGCACAACACGATAGCGTTGGCGGCCCTGGCGTACTGTGCCAAGAAGATTTATGAACTGTACGCCGTATGA
- the natd1 gene encoding protein NATD1, with protein sequence MLVFTSARHECASRRRRISRGSLTHFSPRQQTHSMAQAAQMNVLEINTPLRVEHDKKRRQFSIRLNGSHDRAVLLYEYVGKKTVDLQHTEVPEAYRGREIAKHLAKAAMDFVVEEDLKAHLTCWYIQKYVKENPHPHYLEHVLH encoded by the exons ATGCTCGTCTTCACCTCTGCGAGGCATGAATGCGCCTCTCGTCGCCGTCGGATCAGCCGTGGCTCACTGACACACTTCTCCCCCAGACAGCAGACGCACAGCATGGCCCAGGCTGCCCAGATGAACGTCCTCGAAATCAACACCCCTCTCCGAGTGGAGCACGACAAGAAAAGACGACAATTCAGCATCCGACTGAACG GTTCCCATGACAGGGCTGTTCTGCTGTACGAGTATGTGGGCAAGAAGACCGTGGATCTGCAGCATACGGAGGTTCCTGAAGCTTACCGAGGACGAGAGATCGCCAAACACCTCGCCAAG gctgCAATGGACTTTGTGGTAGAGGAGGACCTAAAAGCCCATTTAACCTGCTGGTATATCCAGAAATACGTCAAAGAAAACCCTCACCCCCATTACCTGGAGCACGTCCTTCACTGA
- the phospho1 gene encoding probable phosphatase phospho1, which yields MMRDSVFNCCVSPPHPPTGVEEPHQHRSRAQAPPPNDRRFLIFFDFDETLVDECSDDSMVTVAPGGVLPGWLKDTYRSGRYNEYMQRVLAYLAEQGVTPAAIRGTVEKLPPCPGIPTLMHFLLSQPSRDFEVICVSDANTVFIETWLQHLGFHPLFLRIFTNPAHFDDKGQLQLRPFHSHKCMRCPANMCKAVVVRQYVAQRVRERGGRPYQKVLYVGDGANDFCPSLTLSPGDIAFPRRDFPMHKLIQEMEEAKPGEFKASVVPWNSGEDVVNTLRKILERP from the coding sequence ATGATGCGTGACTCCGTCTTCAACTGCTGCGTTTCTCCGCCCCATCCTCCTACAGGAGTGGAGGAGCCCCACCAACACAGGAGCAGAGCTCAGGCTCCGCCCCCTAACGACAGGCGGTTCCTTATATTCTTTGACTTTGACGAGACCCTGGTGGACGAGTGCAGCGACGACTCTATGGTTACTGTGGCGCCTGGTGGAGTCCTGCCCGGCTGGTTGAAGGACACGTACCGTTCCGGCCGCTATAATGAGTACATGCAGCGTGTACTGGCCTACCTCGCCGAGCAGGGCGTCACCCCGGCGGCTATTCGAGGCACAGTAGAGAAACTCCCTCCCTGCCCAGGAATCCCCACTTTGATGCATTTCCTGCTCTCCCAGCCTTCGAGGGACTTTGAAGTCATTTGTGTGTCTGACGCCAACACGGTCTTCATTGAGACGTGGCTGCAGCACCTGGGCTTCCACCCGCTGTTTCTGCGCATTTTCACCAACCCAGCTCACTTTGATGATAAAGGGCAGCTGCAGCTTCGCCCCTTCCACTCCCACAAGTGCATGCGATGCCCGGCAAACATGTGCAAAGCGGTGGTGGTGAGGCAGTACGTGGCCCAGCGTGTGCGAGAGAGGGGCGGACGGCCGTACCAGAAGGTTTTGTACGTGGGCGATGGGGCCAATGACTTTTGTCCGTCACTCACACTGTCTCCGGGCGATATAGCATTCCCACGCCGGGACTTTCCAATGCACAAACTGATCCAGGAGATGGAAGAAGCCAAACCTGGAGAGTTCAAGGCCAGCGTGGTGCCCTGGAACAGCGGAGAGGATGTGGTCAACACCCTGAGAAAGATATTAGAAAGgccataa